Part of the Candidatus Desulfatibia profunda genome, TTTATTAAACCTTTGACAGAACCATATAAATGGAAAAAATAAACATAACCTGGCGCTCCACCAGACAAAAAACGCTGACGCGTTTTTTTGTCTGGTGAGCTTTTCGTTCGGTAACGATAATTTGCTTATGAACATGCCTTGAAATAAAGGAGATGAATATCAATGGATATGCCAAAATTTCATGAAACATTTATTCCAATTCTTGACATGCTTGCTGATGGCAAAATAGTTCATCACAGGGAATTACTTAATAAAATAGTTGATAAATATTATTCAGACTTACCAAGGGAATTGTTAGAAAAGAAAACGAAAAGCGGGGAACTTTTAATACTTAATAGAATAGCTTGGGGGAAATCATACCTGAAAAAAGCAGGATATATTCATTATCCAGAGAGAGGCACAGTACAAATCACTCAAAAAGGGAAAGAAGTTAATAAAGATAAGGTTAATTTGAAGGACATAATAAACGAATCTGGCATATTCGATTTTTATAAGGAAGAAAAGACAAAAGGCTTAGAGGACCTGGAGATGAAAGGATCATCACCTCAAGACCTGATAGACTCTGGATTTTCAGCAATTGAAGCTCAAGTAAAATCTGATTTGCTGGAAAAACTCAAAAGTTTAGACCCATTTTTCTTTGAAAAAGTAATTCTTATTTTGCTGAGCAAAATGGGGTATGGCGAA contains:
- a CDS encoding restriction endonuclease; this encodes MDMPKFHETFIPILDMLADGKIVHHRELLNKIVDKYYSDLPRELLEKKTKSGELLILNRIAWGKSYLKKAGYIHYPERGTVQITQKGKEVNKDKVNLKDIINESGIFDFYKEEKTKGLEDLEMKGSSPQDLIDSGFSAIEAQVKSDLLEKLKSLDPFFFEKVILILLSKMGYGEFIETSKTGDGGIDGIINQDKLGLEKIYIQAKRYNENKVREKEIRNFIGAMSGDTTKGVFVTTSEFDEPAIKKAHDAHHTIILIDGKKLVDLLYQYSVGVQVQDIYEVKVVDDNFFDTN